Proteins encoded in a region of the Sphingomonas sp. OV641 genome:
- a CDS encoding M20/M25/M40 family metallo-hydrolase, with amino-acid sequence MKLRWCAGAAMALVLSSGAMAASAAPVTDADRAMARQMLEEAIATPTAKGRGQVPALIEKYSARLREAGFKADEIMTVPVEIDGEKTAGLVVRYAGRNPGAKPIAFLGHMDVVDALKENWSTDPYVPTEKDGYIYGRGSTDNKAGVTALVASFIRLKRAGFVPERDLLLAFSGDEETGMLTTRALTKHPLVSRAEFALNSDAGSGQIGADGKYRFNIQAAEKTYANYVIAAKNPGGHSSAPRADNAIYDLARALTKLEALRFPVEFNEITRIMVADMAKEKGGELGNALTTLLANPNDAAARTVAEKYPHQANILWTTCVATMLQAGNAPNALPQNATANVNCRIFPGTKVEDVRARIAQTIGDDKLSVALVGEGVESPVSPVNPALFARLQKAMDATYPGVTLKPSMSSGGTDGREFRSAGIPTYGAGALALGADDSRAHGTDERVPIAAYLKQLDYWDVLLRDLGGRK; translated from the coding sequence ATGAAATTGCGTTGGTGTGCCGGTGCCGCGATGGCGCTTGTCCTGTCATCGGGTGCCATGGCGGCGTCAGCCGCGCCCGTCACCGACGCCGACCGGGCGATGGCACGCCAGATGCTGGAAGAGGCGATCGCCACGCCGACCGCCAAGGGGCGCGGGCAGGTGCCGGCGCTGATCGAGAAATATTCGGCGCGGCTGCGCGAGGCGGGCTTCAAGGCCGACGAGATCATGACCGTGCCGGTCGAGATCGATGGCGAGAAGACCGCGGGCCTAGTCGTGCGCTATGCCGGGCGCAATCCGGGCGCGAAGCCAATTGCGTTCCTCGGCCATATGGACGTGGTCGATGCGCTGAAGGAGAACTGGTCCACCGACCCCTATGTGCCGACCGAGAAGGACGGGTACATTTACGGCCGCGGCTCGACCGACAACAAGGCTGGCGTGACCGCGCTGGTCGCGAGCTTCATCCGCTTGAAGCGCGCGGGCTTCGTGCCGGAGCGTGACCTGCTGCTCGCCTTCTCGGGCGACGAGGAGACCGGCATGCTGACGACGCGGGCGCTGACCAAGCATCCGCTCGTCTCGCGCGCCGAGTTCGCGCTGAATTCCGACGCCGGATCGGGGCAGATCGGCGCGGACGGCAAATATCGCTTCAACATCCAGGCGGCCGAGAAGACCTACGCCAATTATGTGATCGCCGCGAAGAACCCCGGCGGGCACAGCTCCGCGCCGCGCGCCGACAATGCGATCTACGATCTCGCCCGCGCGCTGACCAAGCTGGAGGCGCTTCGCTTCCCGGTCGAATTCAACGAGATCACCCGCATCATGGTCGCCGACATGGCGAAGGAGAAGGGCGGCGAGCTGGGCAATGCCCTGACCACGCTGCTGGCGAACCCGAACGATGCGGCAGCGCGCACGGTGGCGGAGAAATACCCGCACCAGGCGAACATCCTGTGGACGACCTGTGTGGCGACCATGCTTCAGGCGGGCAATGCGCCCAACGCGCTGCCGCAGAATGCGACCGCGAACGTGAACTGCCGCATCTTCCCGGGCACCAAGGTGGAGGATGTGCGGGCGAGGATCGCGCAGACCATCGGTGACGACAAGCTGAGCGTGGCGCTGGTCGGCGAAGGCGTCGAGAGCCCCGTATCACCGGTCAATCCAGCGCTGTTCGCCCGGCTCCAGAAGGCTATGGACGCGACCTATCCGGGCGTGACGCTGAAGCCGAGCATGTCTTCCGGCGGCACCGACGGCCGCGAATTCCGCAGCGCCGGCATCCCGACCTATGGCGCGGGCGCGCTGGCGCTGGGGGCGGACGATTCCCGCGCCCATGGGACGGACGAGCGCGTGCCGATCGCGGCGTATCTGAAGCAGCTCGATTATTGGGACGTGCTGCTGCGCGACCTGGGAGGTCGCAAGTGA
- a CDS encoding TonB-dependent receptor domain-containing protein, which translates to MANRSHLRRLLLCSAVMISGAAMPSMAQDIPADSTTSSSTGDADIVVTGSRIRSPNLESVSPVTTVAAEEFAVRGTVRTEDLVNQLPQVFAAQGAANSNEATGTAQVDLRGLSPSRTLVLINGRRLPYGSPKNIPSDLNQVPTPLIQSVEVLTGGASAVYGSDAIAGVVNFKLMDNFSGIRFTGSIAGFQHTNDRDELRDLLDRNNANVPGAYLKPDKGIWNGFTTELSAVAGGNIGEGRGNVTAYATYRKVNPILQADYDYSACALGASGPGGADFSCSGSATNAPANFTNAGGIPGLPTSFRATGDSQFVPGTLTYNFAPYNYYQRPDERYALGAMAHYEVNENFTPYIEASFMEDRSVAQIAPGTNSAGITVGAGSISGINCDNPFLSAQQASFLCTSRGLSTGSIYDASGNYVGPQSVAQGVLVARRNVEGGNRQDDIQHQSYRIVLGARGDIAGPFKYDVYGIYSKVSYRSRFSGDANRQRTANAFNAVRNSAGQIVCAINADANPNNNDANCSPLDYFGPQASADAVDYVAEVKSITGDTNLVNVVAAVDGDLGEWGIKSPLANSGVAVAFGYEFRKNSVDYQPDEIYQAAASPELPINGSVSVKEFFGELIVPLVEQVPFVQSLSFEGAYRYSDYDSGFKTDTYKLGLNWSPVDDFRFRGSYQRAVRAPNVIELFSSQQLFEVELTENADGSYDPCSGANPIATLEQCARTGVTAAQYGNIVDNPAGQFNSLIGGNPDLDPETAKTLSLGAVFEPRFVRGLTISVDYFDIEVENLVGSVNPNLSIANCLANGDPYFCSLIQRSPQSGSLWQGENGYFRRFNVNTGSLQTKGVDVVVDYRMNLNDLGLNAGRLNFNLVGTYLDSYKTVPLPNSPESDIYECKGLYAGLCGRPRPEWRHKFMTTWAPADRFSLTATWRYVSSVKIAQTSDQPALTGSFSEVNRELGARSYFDLAASFEVRKDFTFRAGINNLFDKDPPLTTTAAIEDGGNGNTYPQFYDATGRYLFLSASVGF; encoded by the coding sequence ATGGCTAACAGGTCACACTTGCGTCGGTTGCTGCTCTGCTCCGCCGTGATGATAAGCGGGGCGGCCATGCCGTCCATGGCGCAGGATATCCCGGCGGATAGCACCACCAGCAGCAGCACGGGTGACGCGGACATCGTGGTCACCGGTTCGCGCATCCGCTCGCCCAACCTCGAGAGCGTCAGCCCGGTGACGACCGTGGCGGCGGAGGAGTTCGCCGTACGCGGCACGGTGCGCACCGAGGACCTCGTCAACCAATTGCCGCAGGTGTTCGCGGCGCAGGGCGCGGCGAACTCCAACGAGGCGACCGGCACCGCGCAGGTTGACCTTCGCGGTCTCAGCCCGTCGCGCACGCTGGTGCTGATCAACGGGCGCCGACTGCCTTATGGTTCGCCCAAGAACATCCCGTCGGATCTCAATCAGGTGCCGACGCCGCTGATCCAGTCGGTCGAGGTGCTGACGGGCGGTGCATCAGCGGTGTACGGATCGGACGCGATCGCGGGCGTCGTGAACTTCAAGCTGATGGACAATTTCAGCGGCATCCGTTTCACCGGCAGCATCGCCGGCTTTCAGCACACCAACGACCGCGACGAGCTGCGCGACCTGCTGGACCGCAACAATGCCAACGTGCCGGGCGCGTATCTGAAGCCCGACAAGGGGATCTGGAACGGCTTCACGACCGAGCTGTCGGCCGTCGCTGGCGGCAACATCGGCGAGGGCCGTGGCAACGTCACCGCTTATGCGACCTATCGCAAGGTGAACCCGATCCTGCAGGCGGATTACGACTACAGCGCATGCGCACTCGGCGCGAGCGGACCGGGCGGGGCCGATTTCTCGTGCAGCGGATCGGCAACGAACGCCCCGGCGAACTTCACCAATGCGGGCGGCATCCCCGGCCTGCCCACGTCTTTCCGCGCGACGGGCGACAGCCAGTTCGTGCCCGGCACGCTGACGTACAATTTCGCGCCATACAATTACTACCAGCGCCCGGACGAGCGCTACGCGCTGGGCGCAATGGCACATTACGAGGTGAACGAGAACTTCACTCCCTATATCGAAGCGTCGTTCATGGAGGACCGCTCCGTCGCGCAGATCGCGCCGGGCACCAACAGCGCCGGCATCACCGTGGGTGCGGGCAGCATCAGCGGCATCAACTGCGACAATCCCTTCCTGAGCGCGCAGCAGGCGAGCTTCTTGTGCACCAGCCGCGGGCTTTCCACCGGCAGCATCTATGACGCGTCGGGCAATTACGTCGGCCCGCAATCGGTGGCGCAGGGCGTGCTGGTGGCGCGTCGCAACGTGGAAGGCGGCAACCGCCAGGACGACATCCAGCACCAGAGCTATCGCATCGTGCTGGGCGCGCGTGGCGACATCGCCGGGCCGTTCAAATATGACGTGTACGGCATCTATTCGAAGGTGAGCTATCGCAGCCGCTTCTCGGGCGATGCGAACCGGCAGCGGACCGCGAATGCCTTCAACGCGGTGCGCAATTCCGCCGGCCAGATCGTCTGCGCGATCAACGCCGATGCAAACCCGAACAACAATGACGCGAACTGCTCGCCGCTCGACTATTTCGGGCCGCAGGCGAGCGCCGATGCGGTTGATTACGTCGCCGAGGTGAAGAGCATCACGGGCGATACCAACCTCGTCAACGTGGTGGCGGCCGTGGACGGTGACCTGGGCGAATGGGGGATCAAATCGCCGCTCGCCAACAGCGGCGTGGCCGTGGCGTTCGGCTACGAATTCCGCAAGAATTCGGTCGATTACCAGCCGGACGAAATCTACCAGGCGGCGGCCAGCCCCGAACTGCCGATCAACGGCTCGGTTTCGGTGAAGGAGTTCTTCGGCGAGTTGATCGTGCCGCTCGTCGAGCAGGTGCCGTTCGTGCAGAGCCTGTCGTTCGAAGGCGCGTATCGCTATTCGGATTACGACAGCGGGTTCAAGACGGACACCTACAAGCTTGGCCTGAACTGGTCCCCCGTCGATGATTTCCGTTTTCGTGGATCGTACCAGCGCGCCGTCCGCGCACCGAACGTGATCGAGCTGTTTTCCAGCCAGCAGCTGTTCGAGGTGGAGCTGACGGAAAATGCCGACGGCTCCTATGATCCGTGCTCGGGCGCCAACCCGATCGCGACCCTTGAACAATGCGCGCGTACCGGCGTGACAGCCGCGCAATATGGCAACATCGTCGACAATCCGGCCGGCCAGTTCAACTCGCTGATCGGCGGCAACCCGGACCTGGACCCGGAAACCGCCAAGACGCTGTCGCTGGGCGCCGTGTTCGAGCCGCGCTTCGTGCGGGGCCTGACCATCTCGGTCGATTATTTCGACATCGAAGTCGAGAACCTCGTCGGCAGCGTCAACCCAAACCTGTCGATCGCCAACTGCCTGGCGAACGGCGATCCCTATTTCTGCAGCCTGATCCAGCGCAGTCCGCAAAGCGGATCGCTGTGGCAGGGAGAGAACGGTTACTTCCGGCGCTTCAACGTCAACACCGGCTCGCTGCAGACCAAGGGTGTCGACGTGGTGGTCGATTACCGGATGAACCTGAACGACCTGGGGCTCAATGCCGGTCGCCTGAACTTCAACCTGGTTGGCACCTATCTCGACTCCTACAAGACGGTGCCGCTGCCCAATTCGCCCGAGAGCGACATCTATGAGTGCAAGGGTCTGTATGCCGGCCTGTGCGGTCGTCCGCGCCCGGAATGGCGCCACAAGTTCATGACCACCTGGGCACCGGCCGACCGGTTCAGCCTGACCGCGACGTGGCGCTACGTCTCGTCGGTGAAGATCGCGCAGACCAGCGACCAGCCGGCACTGACGGGCAGCTTCTCCGAAGTGAACCGCGAACTGGGCGCGCGCAGTTATTTCGACCTCGCGGCCTCATTCGAGGTGCGCAAGGACTTCACCTTCCGCGCGGGCATCAACAACCTGTTCGACAAGGATCCGCCGCTGACCACCACCGCGGCGATCGAGGACGGCGGCAACGGCAACACCTATCCGCAATTCTACGATGCGACGGGACGGTACCTGTTCCTCAGCGCATCGGTTGGCTTCTGA
- a CDS encoding acyl-CoA thioesterase II has translation MTEQFLDVQQTPDAGVFRLHITRPICVGPPGNVFMFGGVGLGAATIAAERATGRKVIWSSAQFISYARVGDTLDLTVEVLSAGRNVSQVRVLGTDAGKLVLTVNAALGDREGLPDGQWITPPDMPRPEDCKPRPLWPVQDAALMDRLDVRLAPGRYGAGPLDGTPSSDGRMVVWIRTKENAPVDTSLLAIFADFVPSGLASAFGRRGGGNSLDNTLRIARIVPTEWVLCDVRISAASRGFGHGAIHMFAEDGTMMASGSQSAILRFMD, from the coding sequence ATGACCGAACAATTCCTCGACGTGCAGCAAACACCCGATGCTGGAGTGTTTCGACTTCACATCACGAGGCCGATTTGCGTCGGCCCGCCTGGCAATGTCTTCATGTTCGGCGGCGTTGGCCTTGGCGCCGCGACCATTGCCGCGGAGCGCGCCACCGGGCGGAAGGTGATTTGGTCCAGCGCGCAGTTCATCTCCTATGCACGCGTCGGCGACACGCTTGACCTGACGGTGGAGGTCCTGTCCGCCGGCCGCAACGTCAGCCAGGTTCGGGTACTTGGCACCGACGCGGGCAAGCTGGTGCTCACCGTCAATGCGGCGCTTGGGGACCGGGAGGGCCTGCCGGACGGGCAATGGATAACACCGCCCGACATGCCGCGACCAGAGGATTGCAAGCCGCGGCCGCTGTGGCCCGTGCAGGATGCGGCGCTGATGGATCGGCTGGACGTGCGGCTGGCGCCCGGGCGCTATGGCGCGGGGCCGCTCGACGGAACGCCGTCCAGTGACGGGCGCATGGTGGTGTGGATCCGCACGAAGGAGAATGCACCGGTGGATACCAGCCTGCTCGCGATTTTTGCCGACTTCGTGCCATCGGGCCTGGCATCCGCGTTCGGGCGGCGCGGCGGCGGCAACAGTCTCGACAACACCCTGCGGATCGCGCGAATCGTGCCGACGGAATGGGTGCTTTGCGACGTCAGGATCAGTGCCGCGAGCCGCGGCTTTGGGCATGGGGCGATCCATATGTTCGCCGAGGATGGAACGATGATGGCAAGCGGCAGCCAGTCAGCGATCCTGCGTTTCATGGACTGA
- a CDS encoding IclR family transcriptional regulator C-terminal domain-containing protein: MSASEGDQMADDEASLPNEAEDGDRDYVASLARGLEVICAFTRDTPSMTLSDVAKVTGMSRATTRRLLLTLVREGYAEKRDRHFSLRPKVLQLGYSALSSVGILDIVQPVMNDLSQKTQESIYTAVLTGDDVTYLARSTPDRVISVSINIGNRLPAYAVSTGRVLLAGESDETLERYFDRVKLEKHTTSTVSSVKQLRAIIAETRELGYSLVDEELEVGVRSLSVPIYDASGHVIAALNACCPSMRFPVADMREKLVPELRTAARSINERFQQ, encoded by the coding sequence ATGTCAGCCAGCGAAGGCGACCAGATGGCGGATGATGAAGCGTCCCTGCCGAACGAGGCGGAAGACGGCGACCGGGACTATGTCGCCTCGCTGGCACGCGGCCTGGAAGTCATCTGCGCCTTCACGCGCGACACGCCGTCGATGACGCTGAGCGATGTCGCCAAGGTCACCGGCATGTCACGGGCGACCACCCGGCGCCTGCTGCTCACGCTCGTGCGTGAAGGCTATGCCGAAAAGCGCGACCGTCACTTCTCGCTGCGGCCCAAGGTGCTGCAGCTCGGCTATTCCGCTCTGTCCTCGGTCGGCATTCTGGACATCGTTCAGCCGGTGATGAACGATCTGTCGCAGAAGACGCAGGAATCGATCTACACCGCCGTGCTGACCGGCGACGATGTCACCTATCTCGCGCGATCCACGCCCGATCGCGTGATCTCGGTCAGCATCAACATCGGCAACCGCCTGCCCGCTTATGCGGTGTCGACGGGCCGGGTGTTGCTGGCCGGCGAAAGCGACGAGACGCTTGAACGCTATTTCGATCGCGTGAAGCTGGAAAAGCACACCACCAGCACGGTCAGCTCGGTCAAGCAGTTGCGCGCGATCATCGCCGAAACGCGGGAGCTCGGCTATTCGCTGGTCGATGAGGAACTGGAGGTTGGCGTTCGGTCGCTGTCGGTGCCGATCTACGACGCCAGCGGCCATGTGATCGCCGCGCTGAATGCCTGCTGCCCGTCCATGCGCTTTCCGGTGGCGGACATGCGCGAAAAGCTGGTGCCGGAACTGCGCACCGCGGCGCGAAGCATCAACGAGCGGTTTCAGCAATGA
- a CDS encoding acyltransferase, with product MTFPPGRAGVDHAPFAPGHHQGVFYSIQYLRGIASLMVLLYHAGYDLNLITEQGRPHWLASGVDIFFVISGFVMVASTSDRAVTARGFLASRIARVVPIYWLATLAMVAVLAVRGKELPGIGEVVQSFLFIFYFNERVQDTSPILGPGWTLNYEIYFYLVFTALIRLPIAKRIALMAVLFVIITGLRPLVPSDHAFLTRMTSPIPLEFVAGMVIGYCRARILRAPASLGFAAVLLGFGALALLDPPLPRVAFFAPPAVLIVFGSVILERLFGRRRFGPLGALGDISYSLYLTHPLLLAMFIPIVVPPHLAMPLGALIVAASIGIGFVTYRWVEVPATRAARRLLGGPRSPLRSPGTTDMKPTAD from the coding sequence ATGACCTTCCCACCAGGGCGCGCGGGCGTCGATCACGCGCCGTTCGCTCCCGGTCATCACCAGGGCGTCTTTTACTCCATTCAATATCTCCGCGGCATCGCCTCCCTGATGGTGCTGCTTTATCACGCCGGTTATGATCTGAACCTGATCACCGAGCAGGGCCGCCCCCACTGGCTTGCGTCGGGCGTCGACATCTTCTTTGTCATCAGCGGCTTCGTGATGGTCGCGTCGACCAGCGACCGCGCGGTGACTGCCCGCGGCTTTCTCGCCTCCCGCATCGCCCGCGTCGTTCCGATCTATTGGCTCGCCACGCTCGCGATGGTGGCGGTGCTCGCCGTGCGCGGCAAAGAACTTCCCGGGATCGGCGAAGTCGTCCAATCCTTTCTGTTCATTTTCTACTTCAATGAACGCGTGCAGGATACCAGCCCCATCCTTGGCCCGGGCTGGACCCTGAACTATGAAATCTACTTCTACTTGGTCTTTACCGCGCTGATCCGCTTGCCGATTGCGAAGCGGATTGCCTTGATGGCCGTCCTCTTCGTGATCATTACCGGCCTTCGCCCGCTTGTCCCGTCCGACCATGCTTTTCTGACCCGGATGACGAGTCCGATCCCGCTGGAATTCGTCGCGGGCATGGTGATCGGCTATTGCCGTGCCCGCATCTTGCGGGCGCCGGCGTCGCTCGGTTTCGCTGCCGTCCTCCTTGGCTTTGGTGCGCTCGCGCTGCTCGATCCGCCGCTTCCCCGCGTCGCGTTCTTCGCGCCGCCCGCGGTGCTGATCGTCTTTGGCAGCGTGATCCTGGAACGGCTGTTCGGCCGCCGCCGCTTCGGGCCGCTCGGGGCGCTGGGCGACATCAGCTACAGCCTGTACCTGACGCACCCGCTCCTGCTGGCCATGTTCATTCCGATCGTGGTTCCGCCGCACCTGGCGATGCCGCTGGGCGCGCTGATCGTGGCGGCCTCGATCGGCATCGGCTTCGTGACCTATCGCTGGGTGGAGGTCCCCGCCACGCGCGCCGCTCGCCGGCTCCTTGGCGGTCCAAGGTCGCCGTTGCGATCGCCCGGCACCACCGATATGAAGCCGACCGCCGATTGA
- a CDS encoding amino acid permease: MSWNSRKSAVSHEDVKPEHRLTQSLSWPHLIALGVGAIVGTGILTLIGVGADKAGPSVILSFVIAGLICACAALAYAEMATMIPASGSAYTYSYVVVGELFAWVVGWSLILEYSLVVSAVAVGWAGYAAPLLHEAFGVPMALMQGPEIGGIVNIPAVVIIFVVAGLLILGTRESATLNAVLVLVKLVALVVFVAVTLPAFNSANFDPFMPFGFGKAMSADGVERGVMAAAAIIFFAFYGFDAIATAAEETKNPSRDLSIGIVGSMVICVLIYMAVAAAAIGALAYTSFANSPEPLALILRELQHPWAARYLAISAVIALPTVILAFFYGQSRIFFVMARDGLLPQSLARVSERGSPTRVTLFTAAIVAVLAGLIPLNELAALANAGTLVAFGAVAGCMLIMRRRAPEAERKFRVPAAALVGAIAIFGCAYLFYSLPRTTQIYFAVAQVVGLVIYFTVGRRGSVAGARG, encoded by the coding sequence GTGAGCTGGAATTCCCGAAAATCGGCTGTGTCACACGAGGATGTGAAGCCGGAACATCGTCTAACGCAGAGCCTGTCATGGCCACATCTGATCGCGCTGGGCGTCGGTGCGATCGTCGGCACGGGCATTCTCACGCTGATCGGCGTTGGCGCCGACAAGGCCGGCCCCAGCGTCATCCTGTCATTCGTCATCGCCGGCCTGATCTGCGCCTGCGCTGCCCTCGCCTATGCCGAGATGGCCACGATGATCCCCGCCTCGGGCAGCGCCTATACCTATTCCTATGTCGTGGTTGGTGAACTGTTCGCCTGGGTGGTCGGCTGGAGCCTGATCCTGGAATATTCACTGGTCGTCAGCGCAGTCGCCGTTGGCTGGGCCGGCTATGCTGCTCCCCTGTTACACGAGGCGTTTGGCGTTCCGATGGCGCTGATGCAGGGGCCGGAGATCGGCGGGATCGTGAACATCCCCGCCGTCGTGATCATCTTTGTCGTTGCCGGTCTGCTGATCCTTGGCACGCGCGAAAGTGCGACGCTGAATGCGGTGCTGGTGCTGGTGAAGCTTGTCGCGCTCGTCGTGTTCGTGGCCGTGACGCTCCCCGCATTCAACAGCGCGAACTTCGATCCGTTCATGCCCTTTGGCTTCGGCAAGGCGATGTCCGCCGATGGAGTTGAGCGAGGCGTCATGGCCGCCGCGGCGATCATCTTCTTCGCGTTCTACGGCTTTGATGCGATCGCAACCGCGGCGGAGGAAACCAAGAACCCCAGCCGTGATCTTTCGATCGGGATTGTCGGCTCCATGGTGATCTGCGTCTTGATCTACATGGCGGTTGCCGCCGCGGCGATCGGCGCGCTTGCCTATACGTCCTTCGCTAACAGCCCGGAACCGCTGGCGCTGATCCTGCGCGAACTCCAGCACCCTTGGGCGGCGCGCTATCTCGCCATTTCCGCCGTGATCGCCCTTCCCACCGTGATCCTCGCCTTCTTCTACGGGCAAAGCCGCATCTTCTTCGTGATGGCGCGCGACGGACTTCTTCCGCAAAGCCTGGCAAGGGTGTCGGAGCGCGGATCACCCACGCGAGTCACCTTGTTCACCGCAGCGATCGTGGCCGTGCTTGCCGGTCTCATCCCGCTGAACGAGCTTGCCGCCTTGGCTAACGCAGGCACGCTCGTGGCGTTCGGCGCGGTCGCCGGTTGCATGCTCATCATGCGGCGGCGTGCGCCGGAGGCCGAGCGCAAGTTCCGCGTGCCAGCCGCCGCGCTGGTGGGCGCCATCGCGATCTTCGGCTGTGCTTACCTCTTCTACAGCTTGCCCCGCACCACGCAGATCTACTTCGCCGTGGCGCAGGTCGTCGGCCTGGTGATCTACTTCACTGTTGGACGTCGCGGCAGCGTAGCCGGAGCACGTGGCTGA
- a CDS encoding TerC family protein, whose protein sequence is MESLLALFSDPTAWAALVALVVMEVVLGIDNLVFISILSNKLPEEQRTRARRIGIGLALAMRLILLSMIAWLVGLTAVVFDLGLRGPLNDYGQPAFETAFSWRDLILVAGGLFLIWKATKEIHHNVDATPSDDLLDKKQAAAITFGSALVQIVLLDMVFSIDSILTAVGMTDNLAVMVIAVLTAVGAMVLAADPLANFIARNPTVVMLALGFLLMIGAVLIADGFGVHVPKGYIYAAMGFSVLVEFLNILARRAQHRKSSGPGA, encoded by the coding sequence ATGGAAAGTCTGCTGGCGCTCTTTTCCGATCCCACGGCATGGGCCGCTCTGGTCGCGCTGGTGGTGATGGAAGTCGTGCTGGGCATCGACAATCTCGTCTTCATTTCCATCCTCTCGAACAAGCTGCCGGAGGAACAGCGTACGCGGGCACGGCGGATCGGCATCGGCCTCGCATTGGCGATGCGCCTGATTCTGCTGTCGATGATCGCCTGGCTGGTCGGCCTGACCGCCGTCGTCTTCGATCTCGGGCTGCGCGGCCCGCTGAACGATTATGGTCAGCCTGCCTTCGAGACCGCATTCTCCTGGCGAGACTTGATCCTGGTGGCCGGCGGCCTGTTTCTGATCTGGAAGGCAACCAAGGAGATCCATCACAACGTGGACGCGACCCCCAGCGACGACCTGTTGGACAAGAAGCAGGCGGCCGCGATCACCTTCGGGTCCGCGCTGGTGCAGATCGTGCTGCTCGACATGGTGTTCTCGATCGACTCCATCCTCACCGCGGTCGGGATGACGGACAATCTGGCGGTGATGGTGATCGCCGTGCTGACCGCGGTCGGCGCCATGGTCCTCGCCGCCGACCCGCTGGCGAACTTCATCGCCCGCAATCCGACGGTGGTGATGCTCGCGCTCGGCTTCCTTCTGATGATCGGCGCGGTTCTGATTGCCGATGGTTTCGGCGTTCACGTGCCAAAGGGATATATCTACGCGGCGATGGGGTTTTCGGTGCTGGTCGAATTTCTCAACATCCTCGCGCGGCGGGCGCAGCACCGGAAATCGAGCGGTCCCGGGGCTTGA
- a CDS encoding NADH:flavin oxidoreductase, with the protein MIVGTDELFEPLTLPRGPAMKNRFMLAPLTNQQSFDDGRLSPEEQHWLTMRAKGGFAITMTAAAHVQAVGQGFAGQLGVFDDRHLEGLTRLAAAIRAEGSISSVQLHHAGNRSPKELVGTPVCPSDDPETGARGLTGDEVAQLRDDFIAAAKRSEQAGFDGVEIHGAHGYILAQFLSAEINKRDDLYGGSLENRSRILFEIIDGIRAACGSDFQIGLRLSPERFGLKLAEIRDLAAELLRQAQIDYLDMSLWDVAKEPVEPEFQGRSLMSYFTDLPRGDVRLGAAGKVMSAADARGVLEAGCDFVVIGRGAILRHDFPERVRRERDYLSPALPVTAQHLLDEGLSPQFVTYMRNWKGFVEEEAAA; encoded by the coding sequence ATGATCGTGGGCACAGACGAGCTGTTCGAACCGCTGACGCTGCCGCGCGGACCCGCCATGAAGAACCGCTTCATGCTGGCGCCGCTGACCAACCAGCAAAGTTTCGACGACGGGCGGCTTTCGCCGGAGGAGCAGCACTGGCTGACGATGCGGGCGAAGGGCGGCTTTGCCATCACGATGACGGCTGCGGCGCATGTTCAGGCGGTCGGGCAGGGGTTTGCCGGCCAGCTTGGCGTGTTCGACGACCGACATCTGGAGGGGCTGACCCGGCTGGCGGCGGCGATCCGCGCCGAAGGATCGATCTCGTCGGTACAGTTGCATCATGCCGGCAACCGTTCTCCCAAGGAGCTGGTGGGAACGCCGGTATGTCCTTCGGATGACCCCGAAACCGGCGCGCGCGGACTGACGGGGGACGAAGTGGCGCAGCTGCGCGACGATTTCATCGCCGCCGCCAAGCGTTCGGAACAGGCGGGGTTCGACGGCGTGGAGATCCACGGCGCGCACGGTTACATCCTGGCGCAGTTCCTGTCGGCCGAGATCAACAAGCGCGACGATCTTTATGGCGGCAGCCTGGAGAACCGTTCGCGCATCCTGTTCGAGATCATCGATGGCATTCGCGCGGCCTGCGGCAGTGACTTTCAGATCGGTCTGCGGCTGTCACCGGAGCGTTTCGGCCTGAAGCTGGCCGAAATCCGGGATCTTGCGGCCGAACTGCTGCGGCAGGCGCAGATCGACTATCTCGACATGTCGCTGTGGGATGTCGCGAAGGAGCCGGTGGAGCCGGAATTCCAGGGCCGTTCGCTGATGAGCTATTTCACGGACCTGCCGCGCGGCGACGTTCGGCTGGGGGCGGCGGGCAAGGTGATGAGCGCGGCCGATGCGCGCGGCGTTCTGGAGGCCGGCTGCGACTTCGTGGTGATCGGCCGGGGCGCGATCCTGCGGCACGACTTCCCCGAGCGCGTGCGGCGCGAGCGCGACTATTTGTCGCCGGCGCTTCCCGTCACCGCGCAGCATCTGCTGGACGAGGGGCTGAGCCCGCAGTTCGTGACCTATATGCGCAACTGGAAGGGCTTTGTGGAAGAGGAAGCGGCGGCCTGA